GTTTTATTGTCTTGtgatttttcctctcctcttctctatattttcctctccccttctctatattTAGATGTTTATTCCCTCTACTTTCTCCCCTTGCTAAGTCTTATTccgttttcttcccctttttgtcctttatttacatattcatatttgttcgtttatttttatttttatttttattttttgctatatTCTGTGATTTTTTGCCCTTCCTCGTCGTCTTTGCGAGgtattctgtttgtctttcttcttccgcTCCTCTTCGCTTCCAATCCTTGgttgtcttcttccctccccgccGCCGCTTCCCCAGGCTCAGCtaatcgccccctcctcccccaggacTCCCCCTGGCCGGCTGGTACAAGAGCGCGACGATGACCCGCGGCGGGGGCAGGCGGGGCCCCCCCCCGGCACCCGCCCCCGGGCCCGCCCTCGCCCCCCGTCCCCGGCGCCTACGATGATCGGCGGGGAGCATGGCAGCAcagcgcccacgcccgcccacccgccccacGACCAGTCGTCCGCGCTGCGGAAGAGGAAGCGCCTCAGCCAGGTGGTGCTGGAGCTGACCTCGCAGGCCGAACGTCGCTCCCCCGAGGACAAGCCTCCGCCCCCCCCGCTCGCCCCCGCGGCGCCGGACCGCCCCGGCGCCCCCCCGCACGACACCGTCGCCAACGGCCCGCCCCGCGACGCCAAGCCCCCGCAGGACAGGCCCCCCGACCAGCCCCCGAACGCCTTGCCCTCGCAGCCGCCGCAGGCCGACAAGGAGCCCATGTTCAGCCGCCAGCCCGAGGATGCGCCCCCGGGGCCCGGCCACGACCAGGGGGAGGAGGCCGGCCTCAGCCCCGGCCTCAGCCCCGGCCTCAGCCCCGTGCCGGGCCATAGCCCCGTCGCTGGCCACAGCCCCGTGCCCGGACACAGCCCCGTGCCCGGGCATAGCCCCGGCCTCAGCCCCGGCCTCAGCCCCGGCCTCAGCCCAGGGCTTAGTCCCGGCCTCAGCCCCGGCCTCAGCCCCAGGGTCACAGTCCAGGACGAGACCGGCCAAGAGGCCATGAAGGTGGACACGCCGCCCTCGCCCAAGGAGGGCCCAGGGGAGGCAGGAGGCACCAGCCCCCTGCCGGAGGCCCAGCAGCAGCAGAGGTCGCCTGGGGTCATCCAGGTGCACAGATCGGGCGagggcggcagcagcagcaccagcagcaccagcagcagctgCGGCAGCGCCGGCACCGCGCGCTCGCCCCGCGCCGTCCAGAGCGACGTGTTCCGCTTCGACTCCCTGGACCGCGAGCGGTACCTGTGCCGCGCCATcagcgaggaggacgaggaggtgttCTCGCCCGGCCTCCCGTCGCACAGCCCGCACGCCCGCGACTCGCCCGCGCTCGCCAGGGTCAACTCCGACTCGCCCAAGCTGTCCTTCAGCCCCCTCAGGATCAAGGACCCCAGCATCGACGAGGAGGACCTGGACCTGGACTCGAAGTCGTCGTGCTCGGCGTCGGCGCTGGCGTCCGGCGACCCGCCCGGCGTCGGCTCCGTCATCCGCGGCATCCTGCCCAAGCTGAGCGTCGTGCGCAGCGACGCCTCCGACCCGGGCGGCCACTACCAGCCCTGCACCTGCCAGCACTGCGCCCTGTCCGCACGCGACCCGCACCGCCTGGGCCCCGCGGGCGTCCCGCACTCGCCCATCTCACCGCTCACGCCCTCCTCCCCGCACACGCCCATTTCGCCTTCGCCAGGACACAACGTAGAGCACTACTTCCCGCCCACCGTCTACCTGCCCGACCTGTACCGGCGCCGCTCGCACTCGGACTCGGACCTGCAGCTGTGGTTCGACCAGAAGGCGCGCTCCAGCGAGGTGCCCGCCAGCAGCGGCGGCCAGACGTCGGCCGGGCCCTCGGGCGAGCAGCAGCCTTCCGCCACGCGCGGCTCCGTCCTGCGCCACGGCCGCCCCATCCCGCAGCCGCTCTACCTGCCCCGCAAGGGCGGCTCGCTCGAGTCCGACAACTCCACGCCGCAGGACTCGCCGCTCGACCTGTCCGTCAAGACGGCCGGCAGCGTGAAGACGGGCAGCACCTCCAGCACGGATAGTCTAGTCTTGCCGGGCTCGGTTCCCCTGTCGTCGCCGCACTCGCCCCACCTGGCGGCGCCCAAGGACATCACCCCGCCCCCCAGGTCGCCCGGGGCGCCCGACCACCGCCAGACCTCGGCCTCGTCCCTGCCGGTGCCCGTGGTCAAGGGCGACGTGGCCTCCTACAGCACCAAGGACAGCGTGGCGCTCCGCTACCACCTCGAGGTATCCCCCGTGGTGGAGGAGATGCCCCCGGGGGCGGACGTGGCCTTCGTGTGCCCCGTGTGCGGCCAGATGTTCTCGCTGCACGACCGCCTGGCCAAGCACATGGCGTCGCGCCACAAGAGCAAGCAGGTGGACAGCACCAGCAAGACGTACATGTGCGACGTGTGCAAGCGCTCGTTCGCGCGCTCCGACATGCTCACGCGCCACATGCGGCTGCACACCGGCCACAAGCCGTACACCTGCCGCGTGTGCGGACAGGTGTTCTCGCGCTCCGACCACCTCTCCACGCACCAGCGGACGCACACGGGCGAGAAGCCCTACAAGTGTCCGCAGTGTCCGTACGCCGCCTGCCGCCGCGACATGATCACGCGCCACATGCGGACGCACGCGCGCTACGAGCTGCACGAGTCGTCGTCCATGGAGGAGGGCGGCGAGGTGGCGCGCCCCAGCCTGCCCGTGCGGTCGCTCTCGGAGGAGCACCCGGCGCCCTCGCCGCTGCTCGACCTGCCCGGCCTGTCCGCGCCGCCCAAACACACGCCCCAGGGCTCGCCCGGGCCCCACGCTgccagcggcggcggcggggcgcaGAAGCAGGCCCTGGGCGGCCCTCCGGGCATCGCGGGCGTGGGCATGGGCGGGCCGGGCATGTCGGGGCACCTGCCGCCGCAGCTGCAGCGACCccggaagcaggaggaggactgAAGGAGGCCAGCGACTCTCGTCTGGTTCATGTTTTTGCCTCGTTGAGGTTTGTCTCTGGTTGGAGGTCGTCCCTCCTTGGCAGGGAGGCCGCCGGTGGCCAGAGGCGCGCCCAGCCTCTCGGCGTTGTTTGTGTGGCGGAGGCGGCCCGCCGTGCCCCGTGCCGCCGTGCCGTCGTGCCCGCTGCGGCCGTGGCCAGCCCGGCGCCTGGCGCGACCTGGGCCtggtctgtccctgtctgtctgtctctccggctGCCCGGTTCGGTCTGCCCGGCCGCAGCCCCCCTCCGCACCCGCCGGCGCGACCGTCGCGGGCGGGCTGCGGCCGGGCAGCCGTGTTGGTGTCAGCACGTGGGTGTCTCAGTGTCAGTGGTCACGT
This genomic stretch from Penaeus vannamei isolate JL-2024 chromosome 28, ASM4276789v1, whole genome shotgun sequence harbors:
- the LOC113820331 gene encoding uncharacterized protein, which produces MIGGEHGSTAPTPAHPPHDQSSALRKRKRLSQVVLELTSQAERRSPEDKPPPPPLAPAAPDRPGAPPHDTVANGPPRDAKPPQDRPPDQPPNALPSQPPQADKEPMFSRQPEDAPPGPGHDQGEEAGLSPGLSPGLSPVPGHSPVAGHSPVPGHSPVPGHSPGLSPGLSPGLSPGLSPGLSPGLSPRVTVQDETGQEAMKVDTPPSPKEGPGEAGGTSPLPEAQQQQRSPGVIQVHRSGEGGSSSTSSTSSSCGSAGTARSPRAVQSDVFRFDSLDRERYLCRAISEEDEEVFSPGLPSHSPHARDSPALARVNSDSPKLSFSPLRIKDPSIDEEDLDLDSKSSCSASALASGDPPGVGSVIRGILPKLSVVRSDASDPGGHYQPCTCQHCALSARDPHRLGPAGVPHSPISPLTPSSPHTPISPSPGHNVEHYFPPTVYLPDLYRRRSHSDSDLQLWFDQKARSSEVPASSGGQTSAGPSGEQQPSATRGSVLRHGRPIPQPLYLPRKGGSLESDNSTPQDSPLDLSVKTAGSVKTGSTSSTDSLVLPGSVPLSSPHSPHLAAPKDITPPPRSPGAPDHRQTSASSLPVPVVKGDVASYSTKDSVALRYHLEVSPVVEEMPPGADVAFVCPVCGQMFSLHDRLAKHMASRHKSKQVDSTSKTYMCDVCKRSFARSDMLTRHMRLHTGHKPYTCRVCGQVFSRSDHLSTHQRTHTGEKPYKCPQCPYAACRRDMITRHMRTHARYELHESSSMEEGGEVARPSLPVRSLSEEHPAPSPLLDLPGLSAPPKHTPQGSPGPHAASGGGGAQKQALGGPPGIAGVGMGGPGMSGHLPPQLQRPRKQEED